A region from the Sphingomonas brevis genome encodes:
- a CDS encoding winged helix-turn-helix transcriptional regulator, with the protein MRDPSNPVCRTISTLLARIGDKWTVLVVQTLGAGPKRFNELRREIPSVSQRMLTLTLRNLERDGLVSRTVTPSIPPRVDYELTELGQSLQKPICGLATWAMDNVEAIHGAQTRFDAERDDSIAA; encoded by the coding sequence ATGAGAGATCCCAGCAACCCGGTGTGCCGCACGATCAGTACGTTGCTGGCCCGGATCGGCGACAAATGGACTGTGCTGGTAGTGCAGACCCTGGGGGCCGGCCCGAAGCGGTTCAACGAGCTTCGCCGCGAGATTCCGAGCGTGTCGCAGCGCATGCTGACGCTGACCCTGCGCAACCTGGAGCGCGACGGCCTGGTCAGCCGGACGGTGACTCCGTCGATCCCCCCGCGCGTCGATTATGAACTGACCGAACTTGGCCAGTCGCTGCAAAAGCCGATCTGCGGGCTTGCCACCTGGGCAATGGACAATGTGGAGGCGATCCACGGCGCCCAAACGCGCTTCGATGCCGAGCGCGACGACAGTATCGCAGCTTAA
- the pgl gene encoding 6-phosphogluconolactonase translates to MIEAEWWDYDSVEEMADAVAGDIGFIIESALDARGEALIALPGGKTPLPVFAKLAQAKLNWKKVTIIPTDERLVPLTDEKSNIRAIAQAFLPSGARVYPISSDITDYKLAGNSANAKLSDLRFPLDLAWLGVGADGHTASIFAGPDLDEALNAPKGRHAVGVMPDPMPAEAPVPRITLTRSAILSARTVLITVTGEAKKELLERAIEDGHSSKLPIGRVLAEAEQPIDIHWAP, encoded by the coding sequence ATGATCGAAGCCGAATGGTGGGACTATGACAGCGTCGAGGAAATGGCGGACGCGGTCGCCGGCGATATCGGCTTCATCATCGAAAGCGCGCTCGACGCCCGCGGCGAGGCGCTGATCGCGCTCCCCGGCGGCAAGACCCCCCTGCCGGTGTTCGCCAAGCTGGCCCAGGCCAAATTGAACTGGAAGAAGGTCACCATCATTCCAACCGACGAGCGGCTGGTGCCGCTGACCGATGAAAAGTCGAACATCCGCGCCATCGCCCAGGCGTTCTTGCCGTCGGGCGCTCGCGTCTATCCGATCAGCAGCGACATCACCGACTATAAGCTCGCCGGCAATTCGGCCAACGCCAAGCTCTCAGACCTTAGATTTCCGCTCGATCTCGCCTGGCTCGGGGTCGGCGCCGACGGCCACACGGCATCTATTTTCGCGGGCCCAGACCTCGACGAAGCATTGAACGCCCCCAAGGGCCGCCACGCCGTCGGGGTGATGCCCGATCCGATGCCGGCCGAAGCGCCTGTGCCGCGCATCACGCTAACCCGTTCGGCGATCCTGTCGGCGCGCACGGTGCTGATTACCGTCACCGGCGAAGCGAAGAAGGAACTGCTCGAACGGGCGATCGAGGATGGCCATTCGTCGAAACTGCCGATTGGCCGCGTGCTCGCAGAAGCCGAGCAGCCGATCGACATTCATTGGGCGCCCTGA
- a CDS encoding NAD(P)-dependent alcohol dehydrogenase has product MATTHPDTANSPESAAGPTAAKGWGTDAADQPLRLMEFERRALRPNDVAIDITYAGICHSDLHTCRNDWGGSRYPVIPGHEIVGTVTAIGNEVTRHRIGDTVAVGCMVDSCMECDQCLEGWEVFCRKGCVQTYNSADYHDGTISKGGYTDHIVVRDHFVCKVPGGMDASRVAPLLCAGITTYSPLRQYGVGPGTKMAVVGLGGLGHMGVKLGVAMGADVTMITTTPSKGQDARELGASDFIISTDAAQMRAAATRFDFILNTIPVSHEIDGYLQLLGRAGRMVIVGALTPMPGFTGFNIIWWNRAVGGSAIGGIPETQEMLEFCAAKDIYPDVEFIRMDQVNEAYERLLKNDVRYRFVIDMAHGM; this is encoded by the coding sequence ATGGCAACGACCCACCCCGACACCGCCAATTCGCCCGAATCCGCCGCGGGACCGACCGCCGCCAAGGGCTGGGGCACCGATGCCGCCGACCAGCCGCTAAGATTGATGGAGTTCGAGCGGCGCGCCTTGAGGCCCAACGACGTCGCGATCGACATCACCTACGCCGGCATTTGCCACAGCGACCTTCACACCTGCCGCAACGACTGGGGCGGCAGCCGCTATCCGGTCATTCCCGGCCATGAAATCGTCGGCACGGTCACCGCAATCGGTAACGAGGTCACCCGCCACCGCATCGGCGACACCGTCGCTGTGGGCTGCATGGTCGACAGCTGCATGGAGTGCGACCAGTGCCTGGAAGGCTGGGAAGTCTTCTGCCGCAAGGGCTGCGTCCAGACCTATAACAGCGCCGACTATCATGACGGGACGATCAGCAAGGGCGGCTATACCGACCATATCGTCGTCCGCGACCATTTCGTCTGCAAGGTACCAGGCGGAATGGACGCCAGCCGCGTCGCGCCATTGCTGTGCGCCGGAATCACCACCTACTCGCCGCTTCGCCAATATGGCGTAGGGCCCGGTACGAAAATGGCGGTCGTCGGTCTCGGCGGCCTCGGCCATATGGGGGTCAAGCTCGGCGTCGCGATGGGCGCCGACGTGACCATGATCACGACCACGCCGAGCAAAGGGCAGGACGCCCGCGAACTTGGCGCCAGCGACTTCATCATCTCGACCGACGCCGCGCAGATGCGCGCCGCGGCGACTCGGTTCGACTTCATCCTCAACACCATTCCCGTCAGCCATGAGATCGACGGCTATCTCCAGCTGCTCGGTCGCGCTGGGCGCATGGTCATCGTCGGCGCGCTGACGCCGATGCCGGGCTTCACCGGGTTCAACATCATCTGGTGGAACAGGGCAGTCGGCGGATCGGCGATCGGCGGCATTCCGGAAACGCAGGAAATGCTGGAATTCTGCGCCGCCAAGGACATCTACCCGGATGTCGAATTCATTCGCATGGACCAGGTCAACGAAGCTTATGAGCGGCTGCTGAAGAACGACGTCCGCTACCGCTTCGTGATCGACATGGCGCACGGAATGTGA
- a CDS encoding MaoC family dehydratase translates to MAGRYFDEWQVGDTVAHAITRTVTETDNVLVSALTHNPQPMHLDHEVAAASEFGRPLVNSIYTFGLMVGVSVGDTTLGTLVANLGYDRLVFPAPVFVGDTLRSESECLEVRPSKSRPNAGIVTWEHRSFNQRNELVCKCSRSALLLKKPA, encoded by the coding sequence ATGGCAGGACGCTATTTCGACGAGTGGCAAGTCGGCGACACCGTCGCTCATGCCATCACCCGCACCGTTACCGAGACCGACAATGTGCTGGTCTCCGCCCTCACCCACAATCCGCAGCCGATGCACCTCGACCATGAAGTCGCGGCGGCGAGCGAGTTCGGCCGGCCGCTGGTCAATTCAATCTACACCTTCGGCCTGATGGTCGGAGTATCGGTCGGCGACACGACGCTCGGCACGTTGGTTGCGAACCTGGGTTACGACAGACTGGTGTTTCCGGCGCCGGTGTTCGTCGGAGACACGCTGCGCAGCGAAAGCGAGTGCCTGGAGGTCCGGCCAAGCAAGTCGCGACCCAATGCCGGCATCGTCACTTGGGAGCATCGCAGCTTCAACCAACGCAATGAGCTGGTTTGCAAATGCAGCCGCTCGGCGCTGCTGCTGAAGAAACCGGCATGA
- a CDS encoding transketolase, which translates to MLKTVSPDIASLKLLDDRLRFLSSWTIHHANHIRTSADGLKVGGHQASCASMTAIMAALYFHALGPNDRVAVKPHAGPVLHAIHYLLGSQSLEQLQNFRGLGGMQSYPSRTKDKIPVDFSTGSVGLGVAITAFASLVQDYLSAHGMMADEDRGRFVALIGDAELDEGNIYECLIEAYKHDIRNCWWIVDYNRQSLDATSADRMFERFDEIFRSCGWRTVELRYGKKLSAALANHPAIGEWLEALPNADHSALLYQGGAAWRARIDADLGRKAAAFLNAHDDAALGALMSDLGGHCMETLTQAFDQAQDDIPTLFVAWTVKGFGLPFAGHKDNHAGLMNPTQAHALRDAMGVKEGEEWDPLAGLGGNERPGVEAVIERSRIAREKRGRAFGQLSVPAIPAPQGEEQSTQAAFGRILLDLAKSGAPIADRIITTSPDVTVSTNLGAWVNQRGLFRRREMADIFAKAKIPSAQKWSGNNKGQHIELGIAESNLFLMLAALGLSGDLFGERLIPIGTLYDPFIARGLDSLNYACYQDARFLLVATPSGLTLGPEGGAHQSINPPLIALGQPGLRHYEPAYADELAAMMEEAFRLIDDPNGESTYLRLSTRSIDQVERADDDWKDGALQGGYWLKQPAPYAEAAIVAMGALMPEALAAWEELSADIPGLGLLSITSPDLLHRGWTAAQAARWSGRREPSHVEQLLSGLAPRAGLVTLCDAAPASLSWLGGVLGQRVAPLGVERFGQTGSLPDLYAAYRLDGAAITEAAAEILLQNDPKMVP; encoded by the coding sequence ATGCTTAAGACGGTTTCGCCCGATATCGCATCGTTGAAATTGCTCGACGACCGGCTGCGCTTCCTGTCGTCCTGGACGATTCACCACGCCAACCACATCCGGACAAGCGCCGACGGGCTGAAGGTCGGTGGGCACCAAGCGAGCTGCGCGTCGATGACGGCGATCATGGCCGCGCTCTATTTCCATGCGCTCGGCCCCAATGACCGAGTGGCGGTGAAGCCGCACGCCGGTCCGGTGTTGCACGCGATCCATTATCTCCTGGGTTCGCAGAGCCTCGAGCAGCTGCAGAATTTCCGCGGGCTGGGCGGGATGCAGAGCTACCCGAGCCGGACAAAGGACAAGATCCCCGTCGATTTCTCGACCGGATCGGTCGGGCTCGGCGTGGCGATCACGGCCTTTGCCAGCCTGGTGCAGGATTATCTGAGCGCGCATGGCATGATGGCCGACGAGGACCGCGGGCGGTTCGTGGCGCTGATCGGCGATGCCGAGCTCGACGAAGGCAATATCTACGAATGCCTGATCGAGGCCTACAAGCACGACATCCGAAATTGCTGGTGGATCGTCGACTATAACCGGCAAAGCCTCGACGCGACGTCGGCCGATCGGATGTTCGAACGGTTCGACGAGATTTTCCGCTCGTGCGGCTGGCGCACTGTCGAACTGCGCTACGGCAAGAAATTGTCGGCGGCACTGGCCAATCATCCTGCAATTGGGGAGTGGCTCGAAGCGCTGCCCAACGCCGATCATTCGGCGCTGCTGTATCAGGGCGGCGCGGCCTGGCGGGCGCGAATCGACGCCGACCTCGGCAGGAAGGCCGCGGCGTTCCTCAACGCCCATGACGACGCGGCGCTTGGCGCGCTGATGAGCGACCTGGGCGGCCATTGCATGGAGACGCTGACGCAGGCGTTCGACCAGGCGCAGGACGATATCCCGACATTGTTCGTCGCCTGGACGGTCAAGGGCTTTGGCCTGCCCTTCGCCGGTCACAAGGACAATCATGCAGGGCTTATGAACCCGACCCAGGCACATGCGCTGCGCGACGCGATGGGGGTCAAGGAAGGCGAGGAATGGGATCCGCTGGCCGGCCTTGGCGGCAATGAGCGGCCGGGCGTCGAAGCGGTGATCGAGCGCAGCCGGATCGCGCGCGAAAAGCGCGGCCGGGCGTTCGGACAGCTGAGCGTTCCTGCGATTCCCGCCCCCCAGGGCGAGGAACAGTCGACCCAGGCTGCGTTCGGGCGGATCCTGCTCGACCTGGCCAAGTCGGGCGCGCCCATCGCCGACCGGATCATCACCACCTCGCCCGACGTCACCGTGTCGACCAACCTCGGCGCCTGGGTCAATCAGCGCGGACTGTTCAGGCGGCGAGAAATGGCTGACATTTTCGCCAAGGCAAAGATTCCATCGGCGCAAAAGTGGTCAGGCAACAATAAAGGCCAGCATATCGAGCTGGGGATCGCGGAATCCAATCTTTTCCTGATGTTAGCGGCGCTCGGCCTGTCCGGCGACCTGTTCGGGGAGCGGCTGATTCCGATCGGAACGCTCTACGATCCGTTCATCGCGCGTGGCCTCGATAGCCTCAACTATGCTTGCTACCAGGACGCCCGATTCCTGCTGGTCGCGACACCATCGGGCCTAACTTTGGGACCGGAAGGCGGCGCTCACCAATCGATCAATCCGCCGCTGATCGCTCTCGGCCAGCCGGGCCTGCGCCATTACGAACCCGCCTATGCCGACGAGCTGGCTGCGATGATGGAAGAAGCGTTCCGGCTGATCGACGACCCCAATGGCGAGTCGACCTATTTGCGCCTTTCGACCCGTTCGATCGACCAGGTCGAGCGCGCGGACGACGACTGGAAGGACGGCGCGCTTCAGGGCGGTTATTGGCTCAAGCAGCCGGCCCCATATGCCGAGGCCGCGATCGTCGCCATGGGCGCACTGATGCCCGAGGCGCTGGCCGCTTGGGAGGAGCTAAGCGCCGACATCCCCGGGCTCGGCCTGCTCAGCATCACCTCGCCCGACCTGCTTCATCGCGGCTGGACCGCAGCCCAGGCAGCGCGCTGGAGCGGCAGGCGCGAGCCGAGCCATGTCGAGCAGCTGCTGTCCGGCCTCGCGCCCCGGGCCGGGCTCGTTACGCTGTGTGACGCAGCGCCGGCTTCGCTTAGCTGGCTAGGCGGCGTGCTCGGCCAGCGGGTCGCGCCCCTCGGGGTCGAGCGCTTCGGACAGACCGGCAGTCTGCCCGACCTTTACGCCGCCTATCGGCTTGACGGGGCGGCCATCACCGAGGCGGCGGCCGAAATTCTGCTCCAAAATGACCCAAAAATGGTTCCTTAA
- a CDS encoding MFS transporter: MPLLIAVLLLFVVAATALYGPQAAALVEMFPTRIRYTAMSLPYHVGTGWVGGFLPVTSFAIVALTGDIFAGLWYSVAFTALSAVVMIFFFKETRGKPLEEC, encoded by the coding sequence ATGCCGCTGCTGATTGCCGTCCTGCTGCTGTTCGTGGTCGCGGCGACCGCGCTCTATGGTCCGCAGGCAGCGGCGCTGGTCGAGATGTTCCCGACCCGCATCCGCTACACGGCGATGAGCCTGCCCTATCATGTCGGCACCGGCTGGGTCGGCGGCTTCCTGCCGGTCACCAGCTTTGCGATCGTCGCACTGACCGGGGATATCTTTGCCGGGCTCTGGTATTCGGTCGCGTTTACCGCCCTGTCAGCGGTGGTGATGATATTCTTCTTCAAGGAAACTCGCGGCAAGCCGCTGGAGGAATGCTGA
- a CDS encoding FMN-dependent NADH-azoreductase: MTILRIDSSINGENSASRTLTDSIIGQLKAANLGEQLVTRDLVSSPLPHLTLDAFADSSVLDEFLAADVVVIGAPMYNFSVPSQLKAWIDRIAVAGKTFHYTADGPEGLVKGKRVIVALARGGFYGDGAPAASLEHVETYLKGVFNFIGVEPEFVIAEGLGISPEHRENSLKQAIGEVVLLAA; this comes from the coding sequence ATGACTATCCTTCGAATCGACAGCAGCATCAATGGCGAAAACAGCGCCAGCCGCACCCTCACCGACTCGATCATCGGGCAGCTCAAGGCCGCCAATTTGGGCGAGCAGCTCGTCACTCGCGACCTGGTTTCCAGCCCGCTGCCGCACCTGACGCTCGATGCTTTCGCCGACTCGTCGGTGCTCGACGAATTTCTCGCCGCCGATGTCGTCGTGATCGGCGCGCCGATGTATAATTTCTCGGTCCCGAGCCAGCTCAAGGCGTGGATCGACCGCATCGCGGTTGCCGGCAAGACCTTCCACTATACCGCCGACGGACCGGAAGGACTGGTCAAGGGCAAGCGCGTGATCGTCGCCCTGGCCCGCGGTGGCTTTTACGGCGACGGCGCGCCGGCGGCATCGCTCGAGCATGTCGAAACCTATTTGAAGGGCGTGTTCAACTTCATTGGCGTCGAGCCCGAATTCGTCATCGCCGAAGGGCTCGGAATCAGCCCCGAGCACCGCGAAAACTCGCTCAAGCAGGCGATTGGCGAGGTCGTGCTGCTTGCAGCCTGA
- a CDS encoding DUF3833 family protein, with the protein MRVGATAIVVALATGSASAEAPQQFDPVSFFTGVSHGEGRLKEALKRERKVTTDSVGHAEKDGLLVLDQKMQVEGDPMRIRRWRLREAGPGRYTGTLTDAIGPVEAQVIGRSIRIRYTMKGGLKVESHLAPLPGGRAFSNDTRITKWGMKVATLTERIDKR; encoded by the coding sequence ATGCGGGTTGGCGCCACTGCAATCGTGGTGGCGCTGGCCACTGGAAGCGCGTCCGCCGAGGCGCCTCAGCAGTTCGACCCGGTCAGCTTCTTCACCGGCGTCAGCCATGGCGAAGGCCGGCTGAAGGAAGCATTGAAACGCGAACGGAAGGTGACGACCGACAGCGTGGGCCATGCCGAAAAGGACGGCCTGTTGGTCCTTGACCAGAAAATGCAGGTCGAGGGCGATCCGATGCGCATCCGTCGCTGGCGGCTGCGCGAGGCCGGACCCGGCCGCTACACCGGCACGCTCACCGACGCGATCGGCCCGGTCGAGGCACAGGTGATCGGGCGCTCGATCCGGATCCGCTACACGATGAAGGGCGGCCTCAAGGTCGAGAGCCATCTGGCACCCTTGCCCGGCGGGCGAGCCTTCAGCAATGACACCAGGATTACGAAATGGGGAATGAAGGTCGCGACTCTCACGGAGCGGATCGACAAGCGCTGA
- a CDS encoding HpcH/HpaI aldolase/citrate lyase family protein, producing MQPLGAAAEETGMTESGPAPRSWLFVPADSNKKMMKAIASEADAVIFDLEDSVVPGQKAMARELLGLLPDRSDGGPERWLRINPIGTDSHRDDLELLEELDVDGVVLPKAECGDDVADLAAALAPRSLPIHAIVTETAKSLFGLLSYNDCCSSLAAMSWGAEDLSAALGASSKYTASGELAFTYRMARSLCLAGAVAAEVQPVDGVFADFRDEAGLIAEARAAALEGFTGKLAIHPAQVGPINAAFTPSSAEIDHALAIVAAFEAEPGAGVLSVGGKMVDRPHLVQARRVLARSR from the coding sequence ATGCAGCCGCTCGGCGCTGCTGCTGAAGAAACCGGCATGACCGAGAGCGGTCCCGCACCGCGCAGCTGGCTGTTCGTTCCGGCTGACAGCAACAAGAAGATGATGAAGGCGATCGCCAGCGAGGCCGACGCGGTGATTTTCGACCTGGAAGACAGCGTCGTCCCCGGCCAGAAGGCGATGGCCCGGGAACTGCTCGGCCTGCTGCCCGATCGAAGCGATGGCGGGCCTGAGCGCTGGCTGCGAATCAACCCGATCGGCACGGACTCGCATCGCGACGATCTGGAATTGCTGGAAGAGCTGGATGTCGACGGAGTTGTGCTGCCCAAGGCGGAATGCGGCGACGATGTCGCCGATCTTGCCGCCGCGTTGGCGCCGCGCAGCCTGCCGATCCATGCCATCGTCACCGAAACGGCCAAGTCGCTGTTCGGATTGCTCAGCTACAATGATTGCTGCTCCAGCCTGGCGGCGATGAGCTGGGGAGCGGAGGATTTGTCCGCAGCGCTTGGCGCTTCGTCGAAATATACGGCGAGCGGTGAACTGGCCTTCACCTACCGGATGGCGCGTTCGCTGTGCCTCGCCGGCGCAGTGGCTGCCGAGGTCCAGCCGGTTGACGGTGTGTTCGCCGATTTCCGCGACGAGGCGGGCTTGATCGCCGAAGCCCGTGCCGCAGCGTTGGAAGGCTTTACCGGAAAGCTGGCGATCCATCCGGCCCAGGTCGGGCCGATCAACGCTGCTTTCACCCCGTCGAGCGCCGAAATCGACCATGCCCTGGCGATCGTCGCCGCGTTTGAGGCAGAGCCCGGCGCAGGGGTACTTTCGGTCGGCGGCAAAATGGTCGACCGCCCCCACCTCGTTCAAGCTAGGCGCGTACTGGCCCGGTCCCGATAG
- a CDS encoding acyl-CoA thioesterase translates to MTEVRREPILRIMPGHADINANGHIFGGWVLSQMDMAAGIVARLHSGGPVATVAIDRMEFITPIHLRDLISVYAEVESVGRTSMKVRIEVMAWRNSGAIRVKVTEGLFTFVAIDDQARPRAVAGLPKSEK, encoded by the coding sequence ATGACCGAAGTCCGCCGCGAACCGATCCTTCGCATTATGCCTGGACATGCCGACATCAATGCCAACGGCCACATTTTCGGTGGCTGGGTCTTGAGTCAGATGGACATGGCGGCCGGTATCGTCGCGCGGCTTCATTCGGGTGGGCCGGTTGCCACGGTTGCGATCGACCGGATGGAGTTCATCACACCCATCCACTTGCGCGATCTAATCTCGGTCTATGCGGAAGTTGAAAGCGTCGGCCGCACCTCGATGAAAGTGAGAATCGAGGTGATGGCCTGGCGGAACAGCGGCGCGATCCGGGTCAAGGTAACCGAAGGTCTTTTCACCTTTGTCGCGATCGACGACCAAGCCCGACCGCGGGCCGTTGCCGGCCTGCCAAAATCTGAGAAATAG